The sequence CAGAGATTTCACCCGGGAACCGAGATTTTCTGACAAGACATCTCAGACTATAGATGAAGAAGTAAAGAAAATTGTTGAAGAAGCTAAAAAAGGCGCAGAAAAAATATTAAAGGAAAATATTGATAAACTAAAAACACTTGCTGAAAGGCTTTTAGAAAAAGAGATTCTGGATGCCGAAGAAGTTGAACGTATTTTTAAGGGCGAACCCCCGGTAAGTCAGCAGGTTTAAATAATAGTAAAACAAAGACTAAGACAATCATAAACGTAATTTTCAGTTGAACTAATTAAATAGTTATATACATTAAATTCGACACAAAAAGAGGTTATTTTGGCGGGTTGGTTAATAATCCCAGCAATTCTTTTATTTGTGAAAGGATTGACAACATTTGCACCTGCTCCTGATTATGCTAGCGAAGCATTTGTTGGATTGGGAATAGGGGTCAGTTTTATGGTTCCAGTTGACGGGGTCTTTTTAATTAATATCGGATACAAAGAA is a genomic window of Elusimicrobiota bacterium containing:
- a CDS encoding cell division protein FtsH, translated to RDFTREPRFSDKTSQTIDEEVKKIVEEAKKGAEKILKENIDKLKTLAERLLEKEILDAEEVERIFKGEPPVSQQV